Proteins co-encoded in one Osmerus mordax isolate fOsmMor3 chromosome 11, fOsmMor3.pri, whole genome shotgun sequence genomic window:
- the LOC136952025 gene encoding P2Y purinoceptor 3, with protein MQLFPLEVFPTGTFSTETFSSELYSDEDLYLSKTYEQDDVYNATRPIHPRCTYKEDFKRILLPAVYTAVFLVGLPLNAVVMLKISRMRTNLSRSNIYMLNLATADFLYVLSLPLLIYNYASHDYWPFGELACKLVRFQFYSNLHGSILFLTCISLQRYLGICHPLASWHKQGGRRLAWRVCLAVWLVVAVLCAPTLHFAATGKQRNRTVCYDMSPPDRSSNYYPYGMALTCLGFLLPFTAVVACYCRMACILCRPATCGGVSVAAGAKRDRAVRMIMVVVAVFAISFLPFHVTKTMYLLVRTLPGAPCHTRNLFSIVYKCTRPFASMNSVLDPILFYFTQPRFRKSTRKLVLKVTSYRIKGTQV; from the exons ATGCAGCTGTTTCCCTTAGAGGTGTTCCCCACAGGAACGTTCTCTACTGAAACCTTTTCATCGGAACTGTACTCCGACGAGGACCTCTACCTATCCAAGACTTATGAACAGGACGACGTTTACAACGCCACGAGGCCCATCCACCCACGATGTACCTACAAGGAGGACTTCAAACGCATCCTGCTCCCTGCAGTCTACACCGCGGTCTTCCTGGTCGGCCTGCCGTTGAACGCCGTGGTCATGCTGAAGATCTCCAGGATGAGAACCAACCTGAGCCGCAGCAACATCTACATGCTCAACCTGGCCACGGCGGACTTCCTGTATGTGCTGTCACTTCCTCTGCTCATCTACAACTACGCCAGCCACGATTACTGGCCCTTTGGGGAGCTGGCCTGCAAACTGGTCAGGTTTCAGTTCTAcag taACCTCCATGGCAGTATCTTGTTCCTGACCTGCATCAGCTTACAGCGCTACCTGGGCATCTGCCACCCCCTGGCCAGCTGGCATAAGCAGGGTGGCCGCAGGCTGGCCTGGAGGGTATGCCTGGCCGTGTGGCTGGTCGTCGCCGTCCTCTGTGCCCCCACCTTGCACTTCGCCGCCACGGGAAAGCAGCGCAACCGCACGGTCTGCTACGACATGAGCCCGCCAGACCGCTCATCCAATTACTACCCCTACGGGATGGCACTCACCTGCCTGGGCTTCCTCTTGCCTTTCACAGCCGTGGTGGCATGCTACTGCCGCATGGCCTGCATCTTGTGCCGGCCGGCAACCTGCGGGGGCGTTTCCGTGGCGGCCGGGGCGAAACGCGACAGGGCGGTGCGGATGATCATGGTGGTGGTGGCAGTGTTCGCCATCAGCTTCCTGCCCTTTCACGTCACCAAGACCATGTATCTGCTGGTGCGCACCCTGCCGGGGGCTCCCTGCCACACGAGGAACCTGTTCTCCATCGTCTATAAGTGCACCCGGCCCTTCGCCAGCATGAACAGTGTTCTAGACCCCATCCTGTTCTACTTCACCCAGCCTCGCTTCCGCAAGAGCACCAGGAAGCTGGTGCTCAAGGTCACCTCGTACAGGATCAAGGGAACCCAGGTGTGA